A region of Thermococcus barossii DNA encodes the following proteins:
- the cooS gene encoding anaerobic carbon-monoxide dehydrogenase catalytic subunit — MKKYKEVSIDSTTQQMYERAREMGIETVWERLEKQQPQCGYGLLGVCCRNCMMGPCRINPFGGEPRRGVCGADADTIVARNLLRMIAAGAAAHSDHGRHVALTLLIAAEMAEKFKKEGKPVLELDNMASSTLPYQVRDVEKLKAVAERLGIETEGKTIRELAKEVAEVALHDFGKQDEEALAFLKAYLNPKTYEVFEKAAEKAGMPWFENGILPRGIDREIVESLHRTHIGTDHDPVSILLHGLKTSLGDAWGGSLIATELQDILFGTPQVIKAEANLGVLKEDYVNIVVHGHEPVLSEKIVEAAQDPELIELAQKLGAKGINVVGMCCTGLEVLMRHGIPIAGNFLQQEMAIVTGAVEAMVVDVQCIMPATVDVARCFHTKIIDTSPLATFPGAIHIKFDERRADEIAKEIVKTAVENFPNRSKQRVEIPKEKMAGYVGFSVEAILKHFGGSLKPLEEAIVEGKIKGVAGLVGCNNPKIKQDHNHIKIANELMKRDVLLIGTGCWATAAMKYGIFLPEYADTENVGPGLREFAKEWGIPPALNMGSCVDCTRMLVLADLIARDLNVPISALPVVGSAPEAMTEKAVSIGTYFVASGITTHLGIIPPVLGGPKVVKILTQDLYDIVGAAFIVEPDPYKAAKLMYDHIMKKRKELGI, encoded by the coding sequence ATGAAGAAGTATAAGGAAGTCTCCATAGATAGTACCACCCAGCAGATGTACGAACGGGCCCGGGAGATGGGCATCGAGACCGTTTGGGAGAGGCTTGAGAAGCAGCAGCCACAGTGCGGTTACGGTCTCCTTGGTGTCTGCTGCAGGAACTGTATGATGGGACCGTGCAGGATCAACCCCTTCGGGGGTGAGCCGAGGAGGGGTGTCTGCGGTGCAGATGCCGATACCATAGTTGCCAGAAACCTTCTCAGGATGATAGCGGCGGGTGCGGCCGCCCACAGTGACCATGGGCGACACGTTGCCCTGACCCTTCTAATAGCGGCGGAAATGGCCGAGAAGTTCAAGAAGGAAGGTAAGCCAGTCCTTGAGCTGGACAACATGGCGTCAAGCACCCTGCCCTATCAAGTCAGGGACGTCGAGAAGCTGAAGGCCGTTGCAGAGAGGCTCGGAATCGAGACCGAGGGCAAGACCATCAGGGAGCTCGCCAAGGAAGTTGCCGAAGTGGCGCTTCATGATTTCGGGAAGCAGGATGAGGAGGCTCTGGCGTTCCTCAAGGCCTACCTCAACCCCAAGACCTACGAGGTATTCGAGAAGGCCGCCGAGAAGGCAGGTATGCCCTGGTTCGAGAACGGCATCCTGCCGAGGGGGATAGACAGGGAGATAGTTGAGAGCCTTCACAGAACCCACATCGGAACCGACCACGACCCGGTGAGCATACTCCTCCACGGCCTGAAGACGTCCCTTGGCGATGCGTGGGGAGGCTCGCTCATAGCTACCGAACTCCAGGATATACTCTTCGGCACGCCGCAGGTCATAAAGGCCGAGGCCAACCTCGGGGTGCTCAAGGAGGACTACGTCAACATAGTCGTCCACGGCCACGAGCCGGTTCTCTCCGAGAAGATAGTTGAGGCCGCGCAGGACCCCGAGCTGATCGAGCTGGCCCAGAAGCTCGGTGCGAAGGGCATAAACGTCGTCGGAATGTGCTGCACCGGTCTTGAGGTTCTCATGAGGCACGGCATACCCATAGCGGGCAACTTCCTCCAGCAGGAGATGGCCATAGTCACCGGCGCGGTCGAGGCCATGGTGGTCGACGTCCAGTGTATAATGCCCGCAACGGTTGATGTGGCGAGGTGCTTCCACACCAAGATAATAGACACCAGCCCGCTGGCAACCTTCCCGGGAGCTATACACATCAAGTTCGACGAGAGGAGGGCTGACGAGATCGCAAAGGAGATAGTGAAGACCGCCGTCGAGAACTTCCCGAACAGGTCCAAGCAGAGGGTCGAGATACCGAAGGAGAAGATGGCCGGCTACGTTGGCTTCAGCGTCGAGGCCATACTCAAGCACTTCGGAGGCTCCCTCAAGCCCCTGGAGGAGGCGATAGTGGAGGGCAAGATAAAGGGCGTCGCCGGTCTGGTCGGCTGCAACAACCCGAAGATAAAGCAGGACCACAACCACATCAAGATAGCCAACGAGCTGATGAAGAGGGACGTTCTCCTCATAGGAACGGGCTGCTGGGCCACAGCGGCCATGAAATACGGCATCTTCCTGCCGGAATACGCCGACACCGAGAACGTGGGGCCGGGCCTCAGGGAGTTCGCCAAGGAATGGGGCATACCTCCAGCCCTCAACATGGGTTCGTGCGTTGACTGTACCAGGATGCTGGTTCTAGCCGACCTCATCGCGAGGGACCTCAACGTTCCGATCTCGGCACTGCCCGTCGTCGGCTCCGCCCCGGAGGCCATGACGGAGAAGGCCGTCTCGATAGGAACCTACTTCGTGGCCAGCGGAATTACCACGCACCTCGGCATAATACCACCTGTCCTCGGAGGTCCAAAGGTGGTTAAGATACTGACGCAGGACCTGTACGACATCGTGGGGGCGGCCTTCATAGTGGAGCCCGACCCCTACAAGGCGGCAAAGCTGATGTACGACCACATAATGAAGAAGAGGAAGGAGCTCGGCATCTGA
- a CDS encoding 4Fe-4S dicluster domain-containing protein, translating into MPTDSKPTIFINPAKCIGCRQCEIACAVEHSQSKDLFSAIFEDPLPLPRIHILPMGAYNVPMNCRHCDGAPCVEVCPTGALYHDEDGAVMITPEKCIGCKMCAIVCPFGIPEFEALNGVMFKCDLCPDRRAEGRPPACVEACKTGALMFGTIDEVVSQVRKETAEKIIKLKEGTYEEEYNGWDLFRSMYAEIIRINEGESK; encoded by the coding sequence ATGCCCACCGATTCAAAGCCTACCATTTTCATAAATCCAGCAAAGTGCATTGGATGTCGGCAGTGTGAGATAGCGTGTGCAGTGGAGCATTCCCAGAGCAAGGACCTGTTCTCGGCGATCTTTGAGGACCCCCTGCCTCTGCCGAGGATACACATCCTGCCGATGGGCGCCTACAACGTGCCCATGAACTGCCGGCACTGCGACGGCGCACCGTGCGTTGAGGTATGCCCCACCGGCGCGCTCTACCATGACGAGGACGGCGCGGTAATGATAACTCCCGAGAAGTGCATCGGATGTAAGATGTGTGCCATCGTCTGTCCATTCGGTATCCCCGAGTTCGAAGCCCTCAACGGCGTGATGTTCAAGTGCGACCTGTGCCCCGACAGGAGGGCCGAGGGCAGACCGCCCGCCTGTGTTGAGGCGTGCAAGACCGGAGCGCTGATGTTCGGCACCATAGACGAGGTAGTCTCGCAGGTCAGGAAGGAGACCGCTGAGAAGATAATCAAGCTGAAGGAAGGCACGTACGAGGAGGAATACAACGGTTGGGACCTTTTCAGGTCCATGTACGCCGAAATTATTCGTATTAATGAGGGGGAGTCGAAATGA
- a CDS encoding ATP-binding protein: protein MAKPLNPKDEERRKKLFEIADELRERTKKQVPEEGFRVVITGKGGVGKTTMTALLARLLARDGYRVLAVDEDPQMNLAHALGVPKEVRDKIIPLNRNLDYIEEKTGARPGTNWGLYFSLTPDVRDVVDRFGVVGPDGVMLLVMGSVVQAAAGCLCPENALLDAVIKYINLRKGEIILMDTQAGLEHFGRALARGFKQAVILTEPTYNSVQVAVDAAKLARQLGIEHIHLVINKVKKEAHVEKVERILNELGFNDFTTKTVIPYDEMVEEYDPEIEAILTNPESPTYRKALELKDILLRYAEQPER from the coding sequence ATGGCGAAACCCTTGAATCCCAAGGATGAGGAGAGGAGAAAGAAACTGTTTGAAATCGCAGATGAGCTGAGAGAGAGGACAAAAAAACAGGTTCCCGAGGAAGGTTTTAGGGTCGTGATAACGGGCAAGGGCGGTGTTGGAAAGACCACGATGACAGCCCTTCTCGCAAGACTCCTTGCCAGGGACGGCTATCGCGTTCTGGCCGTTGATGAAGACCCCCAGATGAACCTCGCACACGCCCTCGGCGTTCCAAAGGAAGTGAGGGACAAGATAATCCCCCTCAACAGAAACCTTGACTACATCGAGGAGAAGACGGGAGCGAGGCCGGGCACCAACTGGGGACTGTACTTCTCCCTCACCCCCGATGTCAGGGACGTCGTTGACCGCTTCGGCGTCGTTGGGCCGGACGGTGTCATGCTCCTCGTCATGGGGAGCGTTGTCCAGGCTGCGGCCGGCTGTCTCTGCCCCGAAAACGCCCTCCTCGATGCCGTCATCAAGTACATAAACCTCAGGAAGGGAGAGATAATCCTGATGGACACCCAGGCCGGACTGGAGCACTTTGGAAGGGCTCTGGCAAGGGGCTTCAAGCAGGCGGTTATACTCACCGAACCGACCTACAACTCCGTCCAGGTGGCGGTGGACGCGGCAAAACTGGCGAGACAGTTGGGCATCGAACACATCCACCTGGTCATCAACAAGGTGAAGAAAGAAGCCCACGTGGAAAAGGTTGAGAGAATCCTGAACGAGCTCGGCTTTAACGACTTCACAACGAAGACCGTGATACCATACGACGAAATGGTTGAGGAGTACGACCCCGAGATAGAGGCAATACTCACCAATCCAGAGTCACCGACCTACAGGAAGGCCCTGGAGCTGAAGGATATCCTTCTTAGGTACGCGGAACAGCCAGAACGCTGA
- a CDS encoding Mrp/NBP35 family ATP-binding protein gives MTIKAPTLNIGGLGADPLTQRINEKQEKWKYKIAVLSGKGGVGKSTVAVNIAAALAKKGYFVGILDADIHGPNVAKMLGVDRAEVLAEKMEDGRFEMIPPMNDFLGQTTPIKVMSMGFLVPEDQPIIWRGALVTKAIKQLLGDVKWGELDFMIVDFPPGTGDEILTVTQTLKLDAAVIVTTPQEVALLDTGKAVNMMKKMEVPYVAVVENMSYLICPHCGNEIDLFGKGGGRKLAEKEGVDFLGEIPIDLKAREASDAGIPIVLYEDTVAAKAFMEIVDKLVAKLEAMKGEKNQEEPGEE, from the coding sequence ATGACCATAAAAGCTCCCACACTCAACATAGGCGGACTGGGCGCTGATCCCCTCACCCAGAGGATAAACGAGAAACAGGAGAAGTGGAAGTACAAAATAGCCGTCCTGAGCGGCAAAGGTGGTGTCGGCAAGAGCACCGTGGCGGTTAACATAGCCGCGGCCCTGGCAAAGAAGGGCTACTTCGTTGGAATACTCGACGCAGACATACACGGCCCGAACGTCGCCAAGATGCTCGGCGTTGACAGGGCGGAAGTTCTGGCCGAGAAGATGGAAGACGGCAGGTTCGAGATGATACCGCCGATGAACGACTTCCTGGGCCAGACGACCCCGATAAAGGTCATGAGCATGGGATTCCTCGTCCCGGAGGATCAGCCGATAATCTGGCGCGGCGCTCTGGTCACAAAGGCCATCAAACAGCTCCTCGGCGACGTCAAGTGGGGCGAGCTCGACTTCATGATAGTTGACTTCCCTCCGGGAACGGGCGACGAGATACTAACCGTAACCCAGACCCTCAAGCTCGATGCTGCCGTTATAGTCACCACCCCCCAGGAGGTCGCTTTGCTCGACACGGGCAAGGCAGTGAACATGATGAAGAAGATGGAAGTGCCCTACGTGGCCGTCGTGGAGAACATGAGCTACCTCATCTGTCCCCACTGCGGCAACGAGATAGACCTCTTCGGCAAGGGCGGTGGAAGGAAGCTCGCCGAGAAGGAGGGGGTTGACTTCCTTGGGGAGATTCCCATCGATCTCAAGGCCAGAGAAGCCAGCGACGCTGGAATACCGATAGTCCTCTACGAGGACACAGTCGCCGCCAAGGCATTCATGGAGATAGTTGACAAGCTCGTGGCGAAGCTCGAAGCCATGAAAGGTGAAAAGAACCAAGAGGAACCCGGGGAAGAGTAA
- a CDS encoding DUF2110 family protein codes for MREVVILEKVYGDRSGFLKLDKKLRALLGDLEVEWKLSAVKKNWIKVSISGDDEEISANLVREEFGEVPYRLSAVKEGKTYRGRFIDLGKVGYGTYVDIGIFTPRPKDALIPLYYLKEVFGEMPVRQMIRNFGWVDNLPVEVTVTGVEFGAREVELAFSEAQLKRIKGWLSDGYDKLFIAGTVSENVERALIKTGHGRDVKRMEELGLMETLLVLKKGTQAPGIIKEIGPHLRGTLIGAVKFRE; via the coding sequence ATGCGGGAAGTAGTTATTCTTGAGAAGGTTTACGGGGATAGGAGTGGGTTTCTCAAGCTCGACAAGAAGCTGAGGGCCCTCCTTGGAGATTTGGAAGTTGAATGGAAGCTTTCGGCGGTTAAGAAGAACTGGATTAAGGTTTCTATTAGCGGAGATGACGAGGAGATAAGCGCGAACTTGGTCCGTGAGGAGTTCGGCGAAGTTCCCTACAGGCTGAGTGCGGTTAAAGAAGGCAAAACCTACAGGGGCCGCTTCATAGACCTGGGAAAAGTCGGCTACGGAACCTACGTGGACATTGGAATCTTCACTCCCAGGCCAAAGGACGCCCTGATTCCTCTTTATTACCTTAAAGAGGTTTTCGGAGAGATGCCCGTCAGGCAGATGATAAGGAACTTTGGCTGGGTTGACAACCTGCCCGTCGAGGTCACCGTGACCGGGGTGGAATTCGGGGCCAGGGAGGTGGAGCTGGCCTTCAGCGAGGCTCAGCTGAAGCGCATAAAGGGCTGGCTAAGTGACGGCTACGACAAGCTCTTCATAGCCGGTACGGTGAGCGAGAACGTCGAGAGGGCACTCATCAAAACGGGACATGGAAGGGACGTGAAGCGCATGGAGGAGCTGGGTCTCATGGAGACCCTCTTGGTACTCAAGAAGGGAACCCAGGCCCCGGGAATAATAAAGGAGATCGGTCCACACCTCAGGGGCACCCTCATCGGCGCCGTCAAGTTCCGGGAGTGA
- the tfe gene encoding transcription factor E, producing MARRKNKELLELALDMGGEEAVEVIKALEKKKESTDEELAEITGIRVNTVRKILYMLYDQGLAEFKRIRDKETGWYYYYWRLETKRLPEIIRAKKMAELKKLREMLEEETSEIYYHCGTPGHPKLTFDEAMEYEFQCPICGQMLMQYDNTAVVEELQRRIEELEIELGLRKKPRKKK from the coding sequence GTGGCGAGGAGAAAGAACAAGGAGCTCCTTGAGCTTGCGCTGGACATGGGCGGGGAGGAGGCCGTTGAGGTAATCAAGGCTCTCGAAAAGAAGAAAGAATCCACGGATGAGGAGCTCGCCGAGATAACTGGCATCAGGGTCAACACCGTCAGAAAGATTCTCTACATGCTCTACGATCAGGGCTTGGCTGAGTTCAAGCGTATAAGGGACAAGGAAACTGGCTGGTATTACTACTACTGGCGCCTTGAGACCAAGCGCCTCCCGGAGATAATCCGGGCCAAGAAGATGGCAGAACTCAAGAAGCTCAGGGAGATGCTGGAGGAAGAGACCAGCGAGATATACTATCACTGCGGCACACCGGGTCATCCAAAGCTGACTTTCGATGAGGCCATGGAGTACGAGTTCCAGTGTCCCATATGCGGTCAGATGCTCATGCAGTACGACAACACCGCCGTTGTTGAGGAGCTCCAGAGGCGCATCGAGGAGCTCGAAATAGAGCTTGGCCTCAGGAAGAAGCCCAGGAAAAAGAAGTGA
- a CDS encoding ADP-dependent ribose-1-phosphate kinase — protein MARFDVVGVGNLNYDIILLVERFPEFHEKVNAENAFFGLGGAAANTISWLATFGLRTGYVGAVGRDEIGEAHISYFKKLGVDTGGIRTVDAPSGVAVAIIHGEDKRIVKYPGANLMKEIDFEYLSKTRHVHLSSNPPETIVDVVNFASGRGITVSLDIGEAELPRDVEARVDYLMMNEDEYKRKFGSLDLSLSSARNLVVTLNGGGALVRDEKGNVSEVRGLSAEVVDSTGAGDAFDAGVIYGVLNGWTLEEAARLGMLLAYLTVQKVGARSAVVPLERVMEVARETGLELPIGSG, from the coding sequence ATGGCAAGATTCGACGTTGTGGGCGTGGGCAACCTCAATTACGATATCATACTGCTTGTAGAGCGCTTCCCCGAGTTCCATGAAAAGGTCAACGCCGAGAACGCGTTCTTTGGCCTGGGTGGCGCCGCCGCCAACACGATAAGCTGGCTGGCCACGTTCGGGTTGAGGACGGGCTATGTGGGGGCCGTTGGCAGGGACGAGATTGGGGAAGCTCACATCTCGTACTTCAAAAAGCTGGGAGTTGACACTGGGGGCATCAGGACGGTGGACGCGCCTTCGGGGGTTGCGGTTGCCATAATCCACGGTGAGGATAAGCGGATAGTGAAGTACCCCGGGGCCAACCTCATGAAGGAGATAGACTTCGAGTACCTTTCTAAGACGAGACACGTGCACCTCTCCTCGAATCCTCCTGAGACGATAGTTGATGTCGTGAACTTTGCCAGCGGGAGGGGGATAACGGTCTCTCTGGACATAGGCGAGGCCGAGCTCCCGAGGGACGTGGAGGCGAGGGTGGATTACCTGATGATGAACGAGGACGAGTACAAGAGGAAGTTCGGTTCCCTTGACCTCTCCCTCTCCTCGGCCAGGAACCTCGTGGTTACACTTAACGGCGGCGGGGCTTTGGTGAGGGACGAGAAGGGAAACGTCAGCGAAGTTCGCGGATTGAGTGCGGAGGTCGTTGACTCGACCGGTGCGGGAGACGCTTTCGACGCGGGGGTTATCTACGGCGTTCTCAACGGCTGGACGCTTGAAGAAGCTGCCAGGCTCGGTATGCTGCTGGCATACCTAACAGTTCAGAAGGTTGGGGCGAGGAGCGCGGTGGTTCCTCTGGAGAGGGTCATGGAAGTTGCGAGGGAAACGGGACTTGAACTTCCCATTGGGTCGGGATGA
- a CDS encoding regulator of amino acid metabolism, contains ACT domain protein, giving the protein MMLILEAYFKNYPARRKVAEFLFENGLSVKNGKIYLRNVEVPISELARVIGVNRKIVYHTIEYIEKTYPLKLIFEKLNPLPSLIDVAPLMGWEVLEIELEKKDYLHGFSEVLGLLSENGVPVMEVFSRNLREEPTKLYIVIDGTLPVEVFMRVKEMEGFRKLILHTPEKDKERFVCNYCEVKYCPKRILIERLEATQ; this is encoded by the coding sequence ATGATGCTCATACTGGAGGCGTATTTCAAGAATTATCCGGCCAGGAGGAAGGTGGCGGAGTTTCTCTTCGAAAACGGTCTCAGCGTAAAGAACGGAAAGATATACCTCAGAAACGTGGAGGTTCCGATAAGCGAGCTCGCAAGGGTAATCGGAGTCAACAGGAAGATAGTGTACCACACGATAGAATACATCGAGAAGACGTATCCCCTAAAGCTGATCTTCGAGAAGCTCAACCCGCTGCCAAGTTTGATAGACGTTGCTCCCCTGATGGGATGGGAAGTCCTGGAGATAGAACTCGAAAAGAAAGACTACCTTCACGGTTTCTCAGAGGTTCTCGGCCTGCTCTCGGAAAACGGTGTTCCCGTCATGGAGGTGTTCAGCAGAAACCTCCGCGAGGAACCAACGAAGCTCTACATAGTCATAGACGGCACCCTGCCCGTCGAGGTCTTCATGAGGGTCAAGGAGATGGAGGGCTTTAGAAAGCTCATCCTCCACACCCCCGAGAAGGACAAGGAGCGTTTCGTCTGCAACTACTGCGAGGTCAAGTACTGCCCAAAAAGGATCCTAATAGAGAGGCTAGAGGCTACCCAGTGA
- a CDS encoding acylphosphatase, with the protein MKRVRAHLKIYGRVQGVGFRWSMQREARKLGVSGWVRNLPDGTVEAVIEGDPERVEALIGWAHQGPLLARVTRVEVRWEEPEGLEGFKVTG; encoded by the coding sequence ATGAAGAGGGTAAGGGCTCACCTTAAAATCTACGGGCGCGTGCAGGGGGTTGGATTCAGGTGGAGCATGCAGAGGGAGGCCAGAAAGCTCGGTGTAAGCGGCTGGGTGAGGAACCTTCCCGACGGGACGGTTGAGGCGGTTATTGAGGGTGACCCCGAGAGGGTTGAAGCGCTCATAGGATGGGCACACCAGGGTCCCCTACTGGCCAGGGTCACGAGGGTTGAAGTGAGATGGGAAGAACCGGAAGGGCTTGAGGGTTTTAAGGTCACTGGGTAG
- the cutA gene encoding divalent-cation tolerance protein CutA, protein MEMILVYTTFPDWESAESIVRTLLERKLIACANLREHRALYLWEGKIEEDTEVGAILKTEVGKWRELREALKEMHPYEVPVIARIEVDKVNREYAEWLEKVLS, encoded by the coding sequence ATGGAGATGATACTCGTCTACACCACGTTCCCTGACTGGGAGAGCGCCGAGAGTATCGTGAGAACACTCCTTGAGAGGAAACTCATCGCCTGCGCCAACCTGCGGGAGCACCGGGCGCTTTACCTATGGGAGGGGAAGATTGAGGAAGATACCGAGGTAGGCGCTATCCTCAAGACCGAAGTGGGGAAGTGGAGGGAACTTCGGGAGGCCCTCAAGGAGATGCATCCGTACGAGGTTCCAGTAATAGCAAGGATAGAAGTCGATAAGGTCAACAGAGAGTACGCGGAGTGGCTTGAGAAGGTGCTGTCATGA
- a CDS encoding endonuclease dU, with translation MIRKVKPQIRTVGFDDGTFSFFSKLERDKTILIGVVMKGSQEVVGVLSRWITVDGNDVTDAMIDAINSSRFKDLRVILLKGITYAGFNIVDLERLHRKTGLPVVVVVRKRPNLDAMEGALRKHFSDAEERISLLRNAPPLVELVPGKLYIQATGLEIKTAGEIVRTTTKTGLIPEPLRLAHMIASAVMTGESKRE, from the coding sequence ATGATAAGGAAGGTCAAACCTCAAATCCGCACCGTTGGCTTCGACGACGGGACGTTCTCCTTTTTCTCCAAACTCGAACGGGACAAAACGATTCTGATAGGCGTTGTCATGAAGGGCTCCCAGGAGGTTGTGGGCGTTCTCTCCCGCTGGATAACGGTAGACGGAAACGACGTCACGGATGCCATGATAGATGCCATCAACTCCTCCAGATTCAAAGACCTCCGGGTCATCCTTCTGAAGGGGATAACCTACGCCGGCTTCAACATCGTTGACCTCGAAAGACTCCACCGGAAAACCGGGCTCCCCGTTGTGGTTGTTGTGAGGAAAAGGCCCAACCTCGATGCCATGGAAGGAGCACTGAGAAAGCACTTCAGCGATGCGGAGGAGAGGATAAGCCTCCTGAGGAATGCACCCCCGCTGGTGGAGCTTGTTCCTGGAAAGCTCTACATCCAGGCAACCGGTCTCGAAATTAAAACGGCGGGAGAGATTGTAAGGACGACAACCAAGACGGGCCTGATCCCTGAACCCCTAAGGCTCGCCCACATGATAGCCAGCGCCGTGATGACGGGCGAGAGCAAAAGGGAGTAG
- a CDS encoding universal stress protein has protein sequence MFEKILYPTDFSDVSLHALRTCVPKLTSMGVRELHLIHVVDITIAEFEAFELEDIYREKLEKLAEELRTDGVKVNAIVRIGIPSIEIAEVAEEVDIDLVVIPSVGENIWRTMFMGSTASNLARATRRPVLLLKYQKKDDGFEPSVDCSAIFKRPLVSLDFSKCSIKIIKTVRKFEELIERGIMVHSVDYGGMEELERNIEAAKLNLEKSAKGIKAGFDVEVLVGSASQAIIGTALAKNATLIVIGKKGRNFLKDLLLGSTAERVMRDSKIPVLLVPCD, from the coding sequence ATGTTTGAGAAGATTCTCTATCCGACGGACTTTTCGGACGTGTCCCTGCATGCCCTGCGCACATGCGTACCAAAACTCACATCCATGGGTGTCAGGGAGCTCCACCTCATCCACGTCGTTGACATAACCATCGCCGAGTTCGAGGCCTTTGAGCTTGAGGACATCTACCGAGAGAAGCTTGAAAAGCTCGCCGAGGAGCTAAGAACCGATGGTGTAAAGGTGAACGCGATAGTCAGGATAGGCATCCCCTCGATAGAGATAGCGGAGGTTGCGGAGGAGGTTGACATAGACCTCGTCGTCATTCCGAGCGTTGGTGAGAACATCTGGAGAACCATGTTTATGGGCAGCACCGCCTCCAACCTCGCAAGGGCCACCAGACGGCCGGTTCTTCTGCTCAAGTATCAGAAGAAGGACGACGGCTTTGAGCCCTCTGTGGACTGTTCGGCCATATTCAAGCGGCCGCTAGTCTCACTGGACTTCTCGAAGTGCTCGATAAAAATAATCAAGACCGTGAGGAAGTTCGAAGAACTGATAGAGAGGGGCATCATGGTGCACTCCGTTGACTACGGGGGGATGGAGGAGCTGGAGCGCAACATCGAAGCCGCGAAGCTCAACCTCGAAAAGTCGGCGAAGGGGATAAAGGCCGGGTTTGATGTGGAAGTGCTGGTAGGCTCGGCAAGCCAGGCCATAATAGGAACCGCCCTCGCAAAGAACGCCACGCTCATAGTCATCGGTAAGAAGGGCAGGAACTTCCTGAAGGATCTTCTCCTTGGAAGCACGGCGGAGAGGGTCATGAGGGATTCAAAAATCCCCGTCCTGCTGGTGCCCTGTGATTAG
- the gcvT gene encoding glycine cleavage system aminomethyltransferase GcvT, whose protein sequence is MVKRVHIFDWHKENAKKVEEFAGWEMPIWYSSIKEEHLAVRNGVGIFDVSHMGEFIFRGKDALEFLQYVTTNDISKPPAISGTYTLVLNERGAVKDETLVFNLGNDTYMMVCDSDAFEKLEAWFNAIKRGIEKFGEIDLEIENKTYDMAMFSIQGPKARDLAKDLFGIDINELWWFQAKEVELDGIKMLLSRSGYTGENGFEVYFEDANPYHPDESKRGKPEKALHVWKTILEAGEKYGIKPAGLGARDTLRLEAGYTLYGNETKELQLLSTDIDEVTPLQANLDFAIFWDKEFIGKDALLKQRERGLGRKLVHFKMVEKGIPREGYKVLANGELIGEVTSGTSSPLLGIGIGIAFVKTEYAQPGVELEIEIRGKSKKAVTVAPPFYDPKKYGAFREE, encoded by the coding sequence ATGGTCAAGAGGGTTCACATCTTCGACTGGCACAAAGAAAACGCGAAGAAAGTTGAAGAGTTCGCCGGCTGGGAGATGCCCATCTGGTACTCCAGCATAAAGGAGGAGCACCTCGCCGTTAGGAACGGCGTTGGCATATTCGACGTCTCCCACATGGGAGAGTTCATCTTCCGCGGTAAGGACGCCCTTGAGTTCCTCCAGTACGTCACGACCAACGACATAAGCAAGCCTCCGGCAATAAGCGGAACCTACACGCTGGTTCTCAACGAGAGAGGAGCGGTGAAGGACGAAACGCTGGTCTTCAACCTCGGGAACGACACCTACATGATGGTCTGCGACAGCGACGCCTTCGAGAAGCTCGAAGCCTGGTTCAACGCAATAAAGCGCGGAATAGAGAAGTTTGGCGAGATAGACCTCGAGATCGAGAACAAGACCTACGACATGGCCATGTTCTCAATACAGGGGCCGAAGGCGAGAGACCTCGCCAAAGACCTCTTCGGCATCGACATAAACGAGCTCTGGTGGTTCCAGGCCAAGGAGGTCGAGCTCGACGGGATAAAAATGCTCCTCTCAAGGAGCGGCTACACCGGCGAGAATGGCTTTGAGGTCTACTTCGAGGACGCCAACCCCTACCACCCGGACGAGAGCAAGCGCGGAAAGCCGGAGAAAGCCCTTCACGTCTGGAAGACCATCCTTGAGGCGGGAGAGAAGTACGGGATAAAGCCCGCCGGACTTGGAGCGAGGGACACGCTCAGGCTTGAGGCAGGCTACACCCTCTACGGCAACGAGACGAAGGAATTGCAACTCCTCAGCACCGATATAGACGAGGTTACCCCCCTTCAGGCCAACCTCGACTTCGCCATCTTCTGGGACAAGGAGTTCATAGGAAAAGATGCACTCCTCAAGCAGAGGGAGAGGGGCCTTGGCAGGAAGCTGGTGCACTTCAAGATGGTCGAGAAGGGAATCCCGAGGGAGGGCTACAAAGTTCTCGCGAACGGCGAGCTCATCGGCGAAGTTACGAGCGGAACCAGTTCCCCGCTCCTCGGCATTGGAATAGGTATCGCCTTCGTTAAGACGGAGTACGCCCAGCCCGGCGTCGAGCTGGAGATAGAAATAAGGGGCAAGTCCAAGAAGGCCGTGACCGTTGCTCCCCCATTCTATGACCCCAAGAAGTACGGCGCCTTCAGGGAGGAGTGA